A genome region from Myripristis murdjan chromosome 16, fMyrMur1.1, whole genome shotgun sequence includes the following:
- the prpf3 gene encoding U4/U6 small nuclear ribonucleoprotein Prp3 yields MSLPKREVEELRPWVERTVKKVLGFSEPTVVTAALHCVGKGLDKRRTIDQLRPFLDESAGGFVERLFEAVEESRNARGNKGAGEKNRKRELKDVFGEEPETGGLREAPEVGDGTAVKRKRVPRFEEVEEPEVIPGPPSESPGMLTKMQIKQMMEAATKQIEERKKQLSFASSVPAPPRLPLPTPQPQLEPPAVSRLLPTPSAPSAGGAPSIAPSQAATFMNDAIEKARKAAELQARIQSQLAMKPGILGALGNTGPHNLVALANLHAMGIAPPKVEVKEVNKPTPLILDEMGRTVDATGKEVELTHRMPTLKANIRAVKREQFRQQLKEKPGEDLESTSYFDQRVFITPAQRPRRSFKFHEQGRFEKIAQRIRTKAQLEKLQTEIAQAAKKTGIQASTKLALIAPKKDLGEGDVPIIEWWDSYVLPSNIVLTPEEKFDDVEFFGVTNLVEHPAQISPPVDTDKPVTLGVYLTKKEQKKLRRQTRREAQKELQEKVRLGLMPPPEPKVRISNLMRVLGTEAVQDPTKVEAHVRAQMAKRQKAHEEANAARKLTAEQRKEKKVKKLKEDLTHGVHIAVYRIRNLHNPAKKFKVEANANQLYLTGTVVLHKDVNIVVVEGGPKSQKKFKKLMMHRIKWEEHNTKRDDPDGDDDTKRNNKCWLIWEGTAKERSFGDMKFKQCPTENMAREHFKKHGTEHYWDLALSQSVLETTDD; encoded by the exons ATGTCTCTTCCTAAGCGGGAGGTGGAGGAGTTGAGGCCATGGGTGGAGCGCACTGTGAAGAAGGTGCTGGGCTTCTCAGAGCCGACTGTTGTCACTGCAGCTCTGCACTGCGTGGGAAAAGGCCTTGACAAAAGGAGAACCATAG ACCAGCTACGCCCCttcctcgatgagtctgctGGAGGTTTTGTGGAGCGTCTTTTTGAGGCGGTGGAGGAGAGCCGCAATGCCAGAGGCAATAAAGGAGCTGGGGAGAAGAACCGCAAGAGAGAACTGAAG GATGTGTTTGGTGAAGAGCCTGAAACAGGTGGACTGCGAGAGGCTCCGGAGGTGGGAGACGGGACGGCGGTAAAGCGGAAACGGGTCCCTCGCtttgaggaggtggaggagcctGAGGTCATACCAGGACCTCCCTCTGAGAGCCCTGGGATGCTCACCAAGATGCAG ATCAAACAGATGATGGAGGCAGCCACCAAACAgatagaggagaggaagaaacaaCTGAGCTTTGCATCATCAGTCCCTGCTCCACCA CGGTTGCCCCTTCCAACACCACAGCCCCAACTGGAGCCCCCTGCAGTTTCCAGGCTTCTCCCCACTCCTTCTGCTCCCTCTGCAGGTGGAGCCCCATCCATTGCCCCCTCTCAGGCCGCCACCTTCATGAATGATGCCATAGAGAAGGCCCGCAAAGCAGCTGAGCTGCAGGCTCGCATCCAGTCCCAGTTAGCCATGAAGCCTGGTATACTGGGAGCATTGGGGAACACTGGGCCTCACAATCTCGTGGCACTAGCTAATCTGCATGCCATGGGTATTGCACCACC GAAAGTGGAAGTTAAGGAGGTGAATAAACCAACACCTCTGATTCTGGATGAGATGGGAAGAACTGTGGATGCTACTGGCAAAGAGGTTGAGCTCACACACCGTATGCCCACACTAAAAG CTAACATTCGTGCTGTAAAGAGAGAGCAGTTCCGTCAACAGCTGAAAGAGAAGCCCGGAGAGGACCTGGAGTCTACTTCCTACTTCGACCAGCGTGTCTTCATCACTCCAGCCCAGCGCCCTCGCAGGAGCTTTAAATTCCATGAACAGGGGCGCTTTGAGAAGATTGCACAGAGAATCCGAACTAAG GCCCAGCTGGAAAAATTGCAGACTGAGATTGCCCAGGCAGCAAAGAAGACTGGCATCCAGGCATCTACCAAGCTGGCCCTCATTGCCCCAAAGAAGGATCTGGGAGAGGGGGATGTGCCCATCATTGAATGGTGGGACTCATACGTCCTGCCCTCCAACATAGTCTT AACCCCAGAGGAAAAATTTGATGATGTGGAGTTCTTTGGAGTGACTAATTTAGTAGAACATCCTGCCCAGATTAGCCCTCCAG TGGACACGGATAAGCCAGTGACACTGGGTGTATACCTGACAAAGAAGGAACAGAAGAAGCTGAGGAGACAGACGCGTAGGGAGGCCCAAAAAGAATTGCAGGAGAAAGTCCGTCTGGGACTCATGCCTCCGCCAGAGCCCAAAG TTCGCATCTCCAATCTGATGAGAGTGCTGGGAACAGAGGCGGTTCAGGACCCCACCAAGGTAGAAGCCCATGTCAGAGCCCAGATGGCAAAGAGACAGAA GGCTCATGAGGAGGCAAATGCCGCCCGCAAGCTCACAgcagaacagagaaaagagaagaaggtCAAGAAGTTAAAAGAAGACCTCACTCACGGCGTTCATATTGCCGTGTACAG GATCCGTAACTTGCACAATCCTGCTAAGAAGTTTAAAGTGGAGGCCAACGCCAACCAGCTGTACCTGACCGGCACAGTGGTTCTGCACAAAGATGTCAACATTGTGGTGGTGGAAGGAG GCCCCAAATCGCAGAAAAAGTTCAAGAAGCTGATGATGCACAGAATCAAATGGGAGGAACATAACACTAAAAGAGATG ATCCAGATGGGGATGACGATACAAAGAGGAACAACAAGTGCTGGTTGATCTGGGAG GGCACAGCTAAGGAGCGCAGTTTTGGGGATATGAAGTTCAAGCAGTGCCCCACAGAGAACATGGCAAGGGAACACTTCAAAAAGCATGGCACAGAACATTATTGGGATCTAGCGCTTAGTCAAAGTGTGTTGGAGACCACTGATGACTGA